A region of the Desulfuribacillus alkaliarsenatis genome:
GTAGATTAGGTGTTTATGCACTTTATGTTGAGAACGAGCATTTCAATGATATAGAGATGGAAGACGCAATATCTGAGCAGACAAAAATTGAGGCACTTACGAGTATTGCGCTAGCTATTGAAAAAACTCAGGCTGGAAAAGATTTCGACATAAAGAATATATCTAAAGCTGCTAAAAACATAGTAGCAGATATAACGGAAAAAAATGATATTCTAGTTAGCTTAAATGATATTAGGACTAAAGACAATCAGCTATTTGTACATTCACTTAATGTTTGTATGCTATCAGTATTAATGGGATTAAAACTGGAGTTAAACAACATGCAATTAAATGATTTAGCTGTGGGTGCTTTGCTACATGACATCGGACTAGGCAATTATGAGAATGAAGAAGTGGATAAGTCACATGCATTAAAGGGATTTAGCATTTTAAAAAAGAAACATGAGATCAATCTTCTGTCTGCGCACGTTGCATTACAACACCATGAAAATGTAGATGGATCAGGTTATCCTCGAGGGATGAAGGGACCAGAAATTCCTTTGTATGCTAAGATTGTAGCTGTTGCAGATTATTTTGACAGAAGAATGGCAGCAGGAGATGTTAAGCCATATGAAGCTTGTGAGGAAATCATGGGCTACACTGGCAAGCGCTTTGATATAAATATTGTTGTTTTATTTTTGAAATCAGTTGCATTATATCCGACCGGTAGTTCTGTCCAATTAACAACAGGTGATACTGGAGTAGTTATTTCTCAACATCCAGGGATTCCGATGCGTCCAAAAGTGAGGCTACTAAAAACAAAGTCTGTCAGCTCTAGTGATTATGACGAGGAATCACTATTATCTGAAGATACGGAAACATTTGATGTAGACTTATACAAAAAAACGACGGTATTTATCAAATCTATACTTAACGAGTAGCACGTATCTTGCCCTTTCAGGTGTTTTATGAGAGGGCATTTTTATTTCTTGAAAACGAACAGAAGTTCCTATATACTTTGTGGTAGAATCATCTATGTAGTAGGTGAGATTTTTAAGGAGGTGGCGACTTGAAATACAGAACTATTGATCTGTTTGCAGGGATAGGTGGAATTCGAAGAGGTTTTGAAATGACAGGGCACTTTGAAAATGTTTTGTCTGCAGAAATTGACCGATATGCCTGCATGACGTATAAACACCTCTATGGACAAGACCCATTCAATGATGTAACTTCAGCTACTTTTAAAAATCAATTAGCCAATATATCTTATGACGTACTGCTAGGGGGCTTCCCTTGCCAAGCGTTTAGTATAGCTGGAAAGAAAGAAGGATTTAAAGACAAAACCAGAGGCACGTTATTTTATGATATTGCAGAGATAATAGAAATGACTCGGCCGAAGGCATTTTTGATTGAAAATGTGGAAGGACTTTTGCGACATCAAAAAGGAGAAACATTTAAGGTTATTTTAGAAACCTTAGTAAATGACTTACAATATAAGGTTGTTGGAGTTTCTACCAATCCAATAACTAACGAATTAGAATACAATCCCAAAAGCTTCATACTAAATTCCAAAAATTTTGGCGTTCCACAAAATCGACCACGAGTATACATATTAGGATATGACAAGCGTCGCTATGGAGAGTCTAGTTCTCTGGATGCAATTGCTCTTCCTCAGAAAAATAATAGATTTCCTATATATAGAAACCTCCATGATTTATTAGAGTATGGAGCTGATCCTGAATATTACTTATCTTCAGGATATCTTGAAACGCTAAAAAGGCACAAAGCAAGACACAAAGGCAAAGGCAATGGTTTCGGATACATGGTTGTGAATGCTAAGAATATAGAGAATCCCATATCCAATGCTGTCTTAGCAACTGGTGGTTCAGGGAAAGAGCGAAATCTTGTATACGATCCACAGGAGGGCATTGCGGGATTATTGGTAAAATCAAAGAAAACTCCATTGAATGGCGAAGGGATTCGTCAGATGACACCAGGAGAATGGGGAAGGCTTCAAGGTTTTGTCGACTATGCTTTTAAAGATTTCCAAACTGGTATAGATGAATTTTCGTTTCCGCAAGGAGTAAGTAAAGCGCAGCAGTATAAGCAATTTGGCAACTCAGTCACGATTCCAGTAATTGAAACTATAGCGGCTAGTATGTATGACGTACTCTATGAGTTAGAGGTAAACTTAAGTGAGGCTATAGATAATTTGCAAAATAAATCACTTTCGAAAATAGTTTAAATCGAAAAAGAAAGGTCGAGTTATATGTTTACTGGTAACAAAGGGGAATGGAGTGAGTGCTATACATTTTTAAAACTCTTAGGCGAAGGTAGGTTATATGCTGCAGATGCGGAATTGAACAAGATTCCAGACATCTATTACCCTATTATTAAAATTATCAGAGATGAAGCATGTGGGAAAAAAGATTATATACACAGAGAAAATGTTATTGTTGTTGACGGTGATACAAACCGAACAGTATTGGAGATATCTGCAGACGATTGCGTTAGAAAGGCAACTTATATTTATGATAGAATTATTAAGTCTAAGGGACCTTCGTTTGCAATTCCTCAAATCGAGGCTTTTTTAAACGAGCTTAAATTTAAAAAGTTAAAAGCTAAGTCGGCTGATAAAAGTGATATTCGTATCGTAGTATATGACTTGAATACAGGCATGAAGCCAACACTTGGGTTTAGTATTAAATCCAGGCTCGGTGGATTATCGACATTATTAAATGCAGGGAAAACAACCAATTTTATATATAAGGTAACAGGGGTAAATATAGATGCAAAAATGGTAGAGGAGATAAATTCTATTGCTACTAAATCTAAGATAAGAGATAGAATTAGTGCTATTAAAGAATTGGGAGCTAAAATAGAGTTTATCGAAATGGCGAGTGATATGTTTGAATTAAATTTACAGGTAATTGATAGCTTGCTACCTAGTATATTGTCAAACTTTGTACTTAACTTTTATCAAGGCAGAGGATCTTCGTTAGAAGAGTTATTGAAAATTATGAAGGAAGAGAATCCTTTCAATTTTGACACACGCTTTAATCATAATTTTTACGAGTATAAGTTGAAGGGATTTATTCGTGATGTTGCGTTGGGTATGACTCCAGCAAAATGTTGGGACGGAAAATTTGACGTCATAAGACTGAATTTACAAATACGCTTTATTTAATGGTAACGAGGTGTTGTAATTGACTGTACATAAAGAGTATTGGCCTAATGGGAATGTAAAGTACGATGGGGAAATGGTTGATGGGAAATGGCAAGGCGAAGGAAGGTTATTTTATGAAAATGGAAAAATACATTATAAAGGTGAATTTGAGAATGGTGAAATGCATGGTTTTGGAGAGCTTTATAATGAAAACGAAGCATTAATATATCGTGGTCATTTTGAATTTGGTGAAAAGGCACCCAAATCATATAATGCTAAGCAATTTTTGAATACTCTCGTATCTAGTATCGACTTCTATGGATGGCTCAAAAAAACAGCTTTCTTTGCTGTATATTTTGCTATTTTTGTAGCGATTGATTATTGGTATGGTGCAAGCTGGGCGATGTATTTAGTATCGCTTGTATTGTTTACACTAGCAATTACATTTACTATTAGAAGAGATTTGTACTATAGATATGCTAGTTTTTTTAATAGTTACTCCATGGATATGATTGAAGAAAAAGGTGAATTGTTTAAAAAGAAGAATACAAGATCAAATATTATTGGCTTGTATTTTGTTGCTACTATAATGATGTTTAATGGCTCTGTACAGCCAGATAATCGTTCATTAATCGAATATATCGGTTTAGCTAATATCTTAGTATTTTTTGTGTTTTTTCTATTGTTATTACTATTGCTAGATATATTAAGTAATGCTGCTTTAAAGCATAGCGATGATAACGACCAATTCATAGGTTACTCTATTGTTTTTGGATTTTTAGTTGTGCTAATTGTGTTTGTTTTTCTACAAATATTATTTTAATAAGATCATAAGAGGCTTCAAACGTATGTAAGGAGAGGAAGATTTACAAACGAAAATAGGAAGTATATAATTGTAAATAGTAAAAAAGAATCATGGGGTTATATGCATCCATGATTCTATTAATGTAGACAGTGCGTACAAATCAATAATATCAATAATCAAGAAATCGAGGGGAGTTTTCCGAAATGAGTGCAAATCAAGATTACCTTAATATGCATAACAAAATAACAGAGACAGTAGTTGAAAAAGCGAAAAATATTGCTGTTGACTTAGAGGTAGACTCAGCTAAGCTGCAGGAGTTAGTTGACGGGGTAACGCCAATTACTTCTGTAGTTAATGTGCCAATAGATAAGGATGAGTTCTTAGCGCTGGCTGAGGAGATTACAAATCATATTAGTACTCATCAACCACAATTAAGTGAGGTTGTACAAGCAATCATAAAGACACTGAAAACTACAGACCGTTTAGACGAATTTGTTACAGCGTCAAAAAAATTAGACTTAGATTTTTTTGTGGAATTTGGCGAAGAACATAATATAAATCCATCTATAACTCAGTTTTTAGGGGAAATGGCATACCGCTCTTATGCTATTGCTTTTGCTAAGCTAGTGCTTCAAGATATAGATTTGGCTAACTACAGGAATAATCTATGTCCAGTATGCGGTGAGAAAGTACGGATTATGAGTGCGCATGGGGATGATAAGCGCGAAGCTTGCTGTACCCGTTGTGATACAGTGTGGGAACTAAATCCCCTGCAGTGTCCGCATTGTAAGAATGACGACCACGAAAAGCTCCATTATATTAAAGCAGGGGCTGATGAAGGTCGGAAAGTTTATGCATGTAATGTGTGCAAAGAGTATGTTAAACAAATTGATGCTAAAGATTTCATGAATAAACCCAGTCATTTTATTGTCGACCTAGAGACAATTTATTTAGATATGTTAGCTGCTCAACAAGGTTATGGAGCAAAAGTAAAATAAAGAAAAACGAGGAGTGGGAAAAATGGCTGAAAAGCAAAGTAATAGCCATGCGAAATCAAAGGTATGGCTAGTAAAAGGAGAAAATGTTGTTTATGGTGACGGTAGACAAGCCTTGCTAAGTGCGATTAAGGATACTGGCTCGATAAGGCAAGCGGCAAGTAGACTAGGAATGTCCTATCGGGCGGCATGGGGTAAGATTAAAGCGACGGAAGAGCGATTGGGACTCGAGCTTGTTAGCACAAAAGCAGGTGGAAATGATAGTGGAACGAATCTTACTGAGGCTGGCATAGAGTTCATGAAGAAGTATGAGCAGTTTAAGGCAGAGTCAAATGATGCAGTTGACGAAATTCATCGGAAATATTTTGGATAGATTGACGAACAGTTTTTCAGTTGATAAAATAACTCTTAATGTTAACTTAAGGAGTGTTTAAACAGTGCAAAAGCCTGAACAAAAGGTAATCGTCCTTGATTTTGGAGGACAGTATAACCAGTTAATCGCGAGGCGAATTCGTGAGCTAGGTGTATATAGTGAACTAATGTCTCATAAAACAACAATTGAACAAATTAAAGAATTAAACCCAAAGGGGATTATCTTCTCAGGCGGACCAAACAGTGTCTATAGCGAGAAAGCGCCAAAGGTTGATTCGGAAATTTATGAGCTTGGAATACCGATACTTGGAATTTGCTATGGCATGCAAATGATGTCGTACCATTTCGAAGGTAAGGTAGAACGTGCTAGTGTTAGGGAATATGGCAAGGCAACCATCACTGTTTCAAACGAGTCAAGCCTATTATATACAGGACTGCCAAAGGAGCAGCAGGTATGGATGAGCCATAGCGACCTTGTAATAGAGCCACCTAAGGGCTTTGTAGTCGATGCAAGCACCAATCACGCCCCTGTAGCGGCGATGAGCAATGAAGAAAAAAGACTGTATGCAGTACAGTTCCATCCTGAGGTACTACATACCGTCCATGGCAACGATATGCTTAAAAACTTTATCTTACACGTTTGTAAGTGTGATTTAAATTGGACAGCTAGTAACTTTGTAGAATTTGCTGTAGAAGATA
Encoded here:
- a CDS encoding formate dehydrogenase accessory protein FdhE: MSANQDYLNMHNKITETVVEKAKNIAVDLEVDSAKLQELVDGVTPITSVVNVPIDKDEFLALAEEITNHISTHQPQLSEVVQAIIKTLKTTDRLDEFVTASKKLDLDFFVEFGEEHNINPSITQFLGEMAYRSYAIAFAKLVLQDIDLANYRNNLCPVCGEKVRIMSAHGDDKREACCTRCDTVWELNPLQCPHCKNDDHEKLHYIKAGADEGRKVYACNVCKEYVKQIDAKDFMNKPSHFIVDLETIYLDMLAAQQGYGAKVK
- a CDS encoding HpaII family restriction endonuclease; protein product: MFTGNKGEWSECYTFLKLLGEGRLYAADAELNKIPDIYYPIIKIIRDEACGKKDYIHRENVIVVDGDTNRTVLEISADDCVRKATYIYDRIIKSKGPSFAIPQIEAFLNELKFKKLKAKSADKSDIRIVVYDLNTGMKPTLGFSIKSRLGGLSTLLNAGKTTNFIYKVTGVNIDAKMVEEINSIATKSKIRDRISAIKELGAKIEFIEMASDMFELNLQVIDSLLPSILSNFVLNFYQGRGSSLEELLKIMKEENPFNFDTRFNHNFYEYKLKGFIRDVALGMTPAKCWDGKFDVIRLNLQIRFI
- a CDS encoding HD-GYP domain-containing protein, encoding MIYVSIDNIQYGTILARNIYNDKGDVLLKKGTPLTVGLLARLRRLGVYALYVENEHFNDIEMEDAISEQTKIEALTSIALAIEKTQAGKDFDIKNISKAAKNIVADITEKNDILVSLNDIRTKDNQLFVHSLNVCMLSVLMGLKLELNNMQLNDLAVGALLHDIGLGNYENEEVDKSHALKGFSILKKKHEINLLSAHVALQHHENVDGSGYPRGMKGPEIPLYAKIVAVADYFDRRMAAGDVKPYEACEEIMGYTGKRFDINIVVLFLKSVALYPTGSSVQLTTGDTGVVISQHPGIPMRPKVRLLKTKSVSSSDYDEESLLSEDTETFDVDLYKKTTVFIKSILNE
- a CDS encoding winged helix-turn-helix domain-containing protein; protein product: MAEKQSNSHAKSKVWLVKGENVVYGDGRQALLSAIKDTGSIRQAASRLGMSYRAAWGKIKATEERLGLELVSTKAGGNDSGTNLTEAGIEFMKKYEQFKAESNDAVDEIHRKYFG
- a CDS encoding DNA cytosine methyltransferase, which encodes MKYRTIDLFAGIGGIRRGFEMTGHFENVLSAEIDRYACMTYKHLYGQDPFNDVTSATFKNQLANISYDVLLGGFPCQAFSIAGKKEGFKDKTRGTLFYDIAEIIEMTRPKAFLIENVEGLLRHQKGETFKVILETLVNDLQYKVVGVSTNPITNELEYNPKSFILNSKNFGVPQNRPRVYILGYDKRRYGESSSLDAIALPQKNNRFPIYRNLHDLLEYGADPEYYLSSGYLETLKRHKARHKGKGNGFGYMVVNAKNIENPISNAVLATGGSGKERNLVYDPQEGIAGLLVKSKKTPLNGEGIRQMTPGEWGRLQGFVDYAFKDFQTGIDEFSFPQGVSKAQQYKQFGNSVTIPVIETIAASMYDVLYELEVNLSEAIDNLQNKSLSKIV
- a CDS encoding toxin-antitoxin system YwqK family antitoxin, encoding MTVHKEYWPNGNVKYDGEMVDGKWQGEGRLFYENGKIHYKGEFENGEMHGFGELYNENEALIYRGHFEFGEKAPKSYNAKQFLNTLVSSIDFYGWLKKTAFFAVYFAIFVAIDYWYGASWAMYLVSLVLFTLAITFTIRRDLYYRYASFFNSYSMDMIEEKGELFKKKNTRSNIIGLYFVATIMMFNGSVQPDNRSLIEYIGLANILVFFVFFLLLLLLLDILSNAALKHSDDNDQFIGYSIVFGFLVVLIVFVFLQILF